One stretch of Prunus persica cultivar Lovell chromosome G1, Prunus_persica_NCBIv2, whole genome shotgun sequence DNA includes these proteins:
- the LOC18793898 gene encoding putative 1-phosphatidylinositol-3-phosphate 5-kinase FAB1C — translation MGIPDRSLLDLIEKVKSWVSRRARESRCLSGEFDMPSNGCKMCCDCNTNTTDIGHRYHCQSCGRWICGKCIQGSEWGGIKSNDEVGESITKFCKFCSQVRLRRESGRKYSEKVHPSASPRESPEPPSPCFSGETVKCSVDNESIHSDQFSKFLEARDCGYSPHAVRSMTMFSSHPSPISVRRSFSRSDEEEAEESGKNFFSPSSEYCDDNLDIDLSSVSARNEFYRSRSPGSNQFDCPSRIYYTSSRVGHSVQQGQEGIPLSQNDGPFGQQTTAVLKRPEKGTEDPDITDDCSDDLSVFRSQYEKSQRPLDFENNGLIWYPPPPDDENDEAESNFFSYDDEDDDIGDSGAVFSSSSSLSNMFPAKEKLNEGNKEPLRAVVQGHFRALVSQLLQGEGFVGKEDGDEDWLDIVTTIAWQAASFVKPDTSRGGSMDPGDYVKVKCVASGSPSDSTLVKGVVCTKNIKHKRMTSQYKNPRLLILGGSLEYQKVPNQLASFNTLLHQENDHLRMIISKIEALRPNVLLVEKSVSSYAQDYLLEKEISLVLNVKRPVLERIARCTGALITPSIDDIPKTRLGHCELFRLEKISEQREPANQFNKKPQKTLMFFEGCPRRLCCTVLLKGACVEELKKIKDVVQYAVFAAYHLSLETSFLADEGATLPKTTLRHSITIPDRTTADTISVVPNSFSSSNSKAVAVASAQDDDILGLKPEVEGLESLSEHLDPEHNFPLSNGSVDCVVGNTFSDAYTDDLASNVFLDSSPSQYKDIKGLTAHSSVTKNLSQPELQETLPHNWSQHEDIHELTTSERIDHNEVSSEYFSSADTHQSILVSFSSHCVLKGTVCERSRLLRIKFYGCFDKPLGRYLRDDLFDQTSFCRSCKEPAEAHVLCYTHQQGNLTINVRRLPSLKLPGERDDKIWMWHRCLRCAHIDGVPPATRRVVMSDAAWGLSFGKFLELSFSNHATANRVATCGHSLQRDCLRYYGFGSMVAFFRYSPIDILSVHLPPSVLEFNGQVQPEWIRKEATELMGKMETLYAEISDVLDCMEEKNRSFGREMSGASELQNHIMELKDLLKKERNDYIGFLQPAFVGTSEPGQMAVVDILELNRLRRSLLIGSHVWDRQLYSLDSLLRKNPASMATEGGVSFVRLQELISDSSSKDGRFDYGHEDNVSESSKLQVHPGNNLSPDKEPNIPTHEPSEDPMLVSCHYSREDEIHSDREIVNKTSCESSPSHKSTLSERIDSAWTGTDQLLVKALPLCTSAVGLPAGAVKQTSQNDDPPFRRLMSSMRVHSFDSAVRVEERIRKGLPPSSLHLSTLRSFHASGDYKSMVRDPVSSVRRSHSQAFPREAQKLDSILSFTPSFVSSASQIADGVRLLLSRTSNNDIVVGVYDSEPTSIISYALSSKDYEDWVADNLNDHQGGWSNHDSYKEDSAPSIFSPWQSFGSMDLDYIHYGSYGSEDAASSMGNLFADAKRSPHLRISFGDESSNTVGKVKFSVTCYFAKQFDSLRKKCCPSEVDFVRSLSRCQRWSAQGGKSNVYFAKSLDDRFIVKQVTKTELESFQEFAPEYFKYLTDSLGSGSPTCLAKVLGIYQVTVKHLKGGKETKMDLMVMENLFFKRNISRVYDLKGSARSRYNSDTTGGNKVLLDMNLLESLRTKPIFLGSKAKRSLERAIWNDTSFLASVDVMDYSLLVGVDDERKELVLGIIDFMRQYTWDKHLETWVKASGILGGPKNAAPTIISPKQYKKRFRKAMTTYFLTVPDQWSS, via the exons AGATCTAATAGAGAAAGTTAAGTCTTGGGTTTCTAGGAGAGCAAGGGAATCACGGTGTTTGTCCGGCGAGTTTGATATGCCTAGTAACGGTTGCAAGATGTGTTGTGATTGCAATACAAATACCACTGATATTGGTCATAGATACCACTGCCAAAGCTGTGGCCGATGGATTTGTGGAAAGTGTATTCAGGGCTCTGAATGGGGTGGCATCAAGAGCAATGATGAGGTTGGAGAGAGTATTACTAAGTTCTGCAAGTTTTGTTCTCAGGTTAGATTAAGGAGGGAAAGTGGAAGAAAGTATAGTGAGAAAGTGCATCCTTCTGCCTCTCCCCGAGAAAGCCCTGAACCACCATCCCCCTGTTTTAGTGGTGAAACAGTCAAGTGTTCTGTGGATAATGAATCCATTCACAGTGATCAGTTCTCAAAGTTTCTTGAAGCCCGGGATTGTGGGTATTCTCCTCATGCTGTGAGGAGTATGACTATGTTTAGTTCTCACCCATCTCCAATATCCGTTCGTCGCTCTTTTAGCAG GAGTGACGAAGAGGAGGCAGAGGAATCTGGAAAGAACTTTTTCAGCCCTTCAAGTGAATATTGTGATGACAATTTGGATATAGATTTAAGTAGtgttagtgctagaaatgagTTTTACCGTTCAAGGTCACCGGGATCAAATCAGTTTGATTGCCCATCTAGAATTTATTATACTTCTAGTAGAGTTGGGCATTCTGTACAGCAGGGGCAGGAGGGAATCCCGTTGTCTCAGAATGACGGTCCCTTTGGTCAACAGACTACGGCTGTTTTAAAAAGGCCTGAGAAAGGGACTGAGGATCCAGATATTACTGATGATTGCTCTGATGACTTGTCAGTTTTCCGCAGCCAATATGAGAAATCACAGAGGCCACtggattttgaaaacaatGGTCTCATCTGGTATCCCCCTCCGCCTGATGATGAGAATGATGAGGCAGagagtaattttttttcttatgatgatgaagatgatgatattggaGATTCAGGTGCAGTATTTTCATCAAGTAGTAGCCTTTCGAACATGTTTCCTGCAAAGGAGAAACTGAATGAGGGTAACAAGGAACCGCTTAGAGCTGTGGTACAGGGACATTTTAGAGCTCTTGTATCACAACTATTACAAGGTGAGGGTTTCGTGGGCAAAGAGGATGGAGATGAGGACTGGCTTGACATAGTTACAACAATAGCATGGCAAGCTGCAAGTTTTGTTAAACCGGACACTAGCAGAGGAGGCAGTATGGATCCTGGTGATTATGTGAAAGTTAAATGTGTTGCATCAGGAAGTCCAAGTGACAG TACCCTTGTAAAAGGAGTAGTTTGTACAAAGAATATAAAGCACAAGCGCATGACCTCGCAGTACAAAAATCCTAGATTACTTATTCTAGGAGGATCGCTTGAGTATCAGAAAGTTCCGAACCAGTTGGCGTCTTTTAATACATTACTACATcag GAAAACGATCATCTTAGGATGATTATCTCAAAGATAGAGGCTCTCCGCCCCAATGTTCTACTGGTAGAAAAAAGTGTATCGTCGTATGCTCAAGACTATCTGCTAGAAAAGGAAATATCATTAGTCTTGAACGTTAAAAGGCCAGTACTAGAGCGTATAGCCCGGTGTACTGGCGCACTTATTACTCCATCAATTGACGATATCCCTAAAACTCGTTTGGGACATTGTGAATTGTTCCGGTTAGAAAAGATTTCTGAACAGCGTGAGCCAGCCAATCAGTTTAACAAGAAACCACAGAAAACCCTGATGTTTTTTGAAGGGTGTCCAAGGCGTCTTTGTTGCACA GTCCTGCTGAAGGGTGCATGTGTTGAAGAACTAAAGAAGATCAAAGATGTTGTCCAGTATGCAGTGTTTGCAGCTTATCATTTATCCCTTGAAACTTCTTTCCTTGCTGATGAGGGTGCTACTCTGCCCAAGACGACACTGAGACACTCAATTACTATACCAGATAGGACAACAGCTGATACAATTTCGGTAGTCCCTAATTCTTTTAGTTCAAGCAATTCCAAAGCTGTAGCTGTTGCTTCTGCTCAAGATGATGACATTTTGGGTCTGAAACCAGAAGTTGAAGGATTAGAATCTTTGTCTGAGCATCTTGATCCCGAGCACAATTTTCCTTTGTCTAATGGTTCTGTGGACTGTGTGGTTGGAAATACATTTTCTGATGCATATACTGATGATTTAGCATCTAATGTATTTTTGGACTCTTCTCCATCTCAATACAAGGATATAAAGGGGCTAACTGCCCATTCTTCTGTCACAAAAAATCTTTCCCAACCAGAGTTGCAAGAAACCTTGCCTCATAACTGGAGTCAACATGAGGATATTCATGAGTTGACAACCTCTGAAAGAATTGACCACAATGAAGTTTCAAGCGAGTATTTCTCTTCTGCTGACACTCATCAGAGCATATTGGTATCGTTTTCAAGCCATTGTGTACTGAAAGGAACTGTTTGTGAACGCTCCCGGCTTCTGCGGATAAAATTCTATGGCTGCTTTGATAAGCCACTTGGCAGATATCTTCGTGATGACTTATTTGATCAG ACATCTTTTTGTCGATCTTGTAAAGAGCCTGCTGAAGCCCATGTTCTATGTTATACCCATCAGCAAGGAAACCTTACCATTAATGTAAGACGCCTTCCTTCACTAAAGCTCCCTGGGGAGAGAGATGATAAAATATGGATGTGGCACCGTTGTCTAAGGTGTGCCCATATAGATGGGGTTCCACCAGCAACACGTAGAGTAGTCATGTCAGATGCTGCCTGGGGACTTTCTTTTGGAAAGTTCTTGGAATTGAGTTTTTCAAATCACGCAACTGCTAATCGTGTTGCTACTTGTGGCCATTCATTACAACGGGACTGTCTCCGTTATTATGG GTTTGGGAGTATGGTTGCATTCTTCCGATATTCGCCCATTGATATTCTTTCTGTCCACTTGCCCCCTTCAGTGCTTGAATTCAATGGCCAAGTTCAGCCAGAGTGGATAAGAAAAGAGGCAACCGAg CTTATGGGAAAAATGGAAACCTTATATGCGGAGATATCTGATGTACTGGACTGCatggaagagaaaaatagatCTTTTGGACGTGAAATGTCAGGTGCAAGTGAATTACAGAACCACATCATGGAGCTGAAAGATCTGcttaaaaaggaaagaaatgacTACATT GGTTTTCTGCAACCTGCATTTGTGGGGACTTCAGAACCAGGCCAAATGGCTGTAGTAGACATTCTGGAGCTAAATCGCTTGAGACGCTCTCTTTTAATTGGTTCTCATGTTTGGGATCGCCAGCTTTATTCACTGGACTCACTCCTCAGAAAAAATCCTGCTTCTATGGCCACAGAAGGGGGTGTATCTTTTGTCCGCCTGCAAGAGTTGATAAGTGACTCATCTAGTAAGGATGGCAGGTTTGATTATGGCCATGAAGATAATGTGTCTGAATCTTCAAAATTGCAAGTGCATCCTGGAAATAATTTATCGCCAGATAAAGAACCAAATATACCAACGCATGAACCTTCTGAAGACCCCATGTTAGTATCATGCCATTATAGCCGAGAGGATGAAATACATTCTGATAGGGAAATTGTTAATAAGACATCCTGTGAAAGCTCCCCCTCCCATAAATCTACTCTTTCTGAGAGAATAGATTCTGCATGGACTGGAACTGATCAACTTCTGGTGAAAGCTCTGCCTCTTTGTACATCTGCAGTTGGACTCCCAGCTGGTGCTGTCAAGCAGACAAGTCAAAATGACGATCCTCCTTTCAGGAGGTTAATGTCGTCAATGAGAGTTCATTCTTTTGATTCTGCAGTAAGAGTCGAAGAAAGGATCAGGAAGGGATTGCCCCCTTCTTCGTTGCATTTGTCGACACTTAGATCATTCCATGCTTCTGGAGATTATAAGAGTATGGTGAGAGATCCTGTGTCTAGTGTAAGAAGGTCTCATTCCCAGGCATTTCCACGAGAGGCACAGAAGTTGGATTCAATACTCAGTTTCACACCCTCATTTGTCTCCTCTGCATCTCAAATAGCTGATGGGGTCCGGTTGCTGCTTTCCCGGACAAGCAACAATGACATAGTTGTTGGTGTTTATGATAGTGAGCCCACTAGCATAATATCATATGCCCTTAGTTCCAAGGATTATGAGGATTGGGTTGCTGATAATTTGAATGATCATCAAGGAGGCTGGAGTAATCATGATAGCTATAAAGAAGATTCTGCACCTTCCATATTTTCACCCTGGCAGTCTTTTGGCTCTATGGACTTGGATTATATCCACTACGGAAGTTATGGATCTGAAGATGCTGCATCATCCATGGGTAACCTGTTTGCAGATGCCAAAAGATCTCCACATTTAAGGATTTCCTTTGGGGACGAGTCCTCAAATACTGTAGGCAAAGTGAAATTTTCTGTGACTTGTTATTTTGCAAAGCAGTTTGACTCTCTTAGGAAAAAGTGCTGTCCCAGTGAAGTAGATTTTGTACGATCTTTGAGCCGCTGCCAGAGGTGGAGTGCACAAGGGGGGAAGAGCAATGTATATTTTGCGAAATCTCTGGACGATAGATTCATCGTAAAACAAGTCACAAAGACAGAATTGGAATCCTTTCAGGAGTTCGCACCTgagtattttaaatatttgacaGACTCCCTTGGCTCTGGAAGTCCAACTTGTCTTGCCAAGGTTCTTGGTATATATCAG GTCACTGTTAAACACCTGAAAGGTGGGAAGGAAACTAAAATGGatttgatggtgatggagaacctgttctttaaaagaaatatttcAAGGGTATATGATCTCAAGGGGTCTGCTCGATCCCGTTACAATTCTGATACAACAGGGGGAAACAAAGTACTGTTGGATATGAATTTGTTGGAATCATTACGTACAAAACCCATATTTCTtggaagcaaagcaaagagAAGCCTGGAAAGAGCTATTTGGAATGATACATCATTTTTAGCG TCTGTTGATGTAATGGACTACTCACTGCTGGTTGGGGTGGACGATGAGCGGAAGGAGCTGGTTTTGGGGATCATTGATTTTATGAGACAATATACGTGGGACAAACATTTGGAGACATGGGTGAAGGCATCTGGAATCCTGGGCGGTCCAAAGAATGCTGCTCCGACGATCATTTCTCCCAAGCAATACAAGAAAAGATTCCGGAAGGCAATGACCACCTATTTTCTTACTGTACCTGATCAATGGTCGTCATGA